CAAAGCCTGGACTATCATTGACGACTTCAATAGAAATTCCCACATTTTGCAGAAATACATTGATTTTTTCTATTGTCTCTTCTGAAGTAAACTCGCTACGAATCACCTCAGAAAAATGAATCATCGGAACTGGATTCATGAAATGAACCCCAACAACTCTATCTGCTCGTTTCGTAAAGGACGCAATATAGGTAATAGGGATACAAGATGTATTCACCATATAAACGCACTCATCTATGCATACACTTTCCAGTTCTTGGTATACTTTTCGTTTTACTTCAACATCTTCTGATACATTTTCAATAACATAATCCACACTAACCAATACACCACAATCCGTAGAAGTTGTGAGTCTAGCCATCATCTCCTGAACGTTGCTTTTGGCCTTAAACATATTATGGATCAAAAGATTTCTCTGAATGCTTTTTATCGCGTCCTTTAAAATATCTTCTCGAATATCAACAAGAAATACAGAATAATCATGTTCCATCATCCGTTGGGCAACCCCTCTGCCCATGACCCCTGCACCCACAACCCCGATACACTTTCCCAAATTGGCTTCCTCCTTCTATGAGATATTTTACAGGAAATAAATTTCCTATTTCACTCATCTAAACCGTTGATATAAATCCTCTCGGCGATCCTGTTTAAAAGGGAACTTTAATCGATAATCTTCAACATTATCATAAAGATCAAATAACATTGCACCATCCTGATGCTGTTGTGCAGTCACCGTCTCTCCATTCGGATTAATCACAGCGCTGTCTCCTGAATAGCATACATGCCCTTGTTCTCCAATACAATTCACGCCCAATATATAACATTGATTTTCAATTGCTCGAGCTCTCAGCAAACAATTCCAATGGGCGATTCTTACCTTCGGCCAATTGGCAGCGACAATAATAAAAGAAGCTTTTTTTGACATTATCTGAAAAAGCTCTGGAAATCGCAGGTCATAACAAATTGCAGTAGAAAAAACGTAGTTTTGTAATTGGAAAAAACACAGCTTCTCTCCAGCAACAAAACTTTGATCCTCTTTTGCAAACGAAAACGGATGAATTTTAACATAATCGGATAAAATGACTCCGGACGCATGTAAAACTGTATAATGATTTTCAGCCAGATCTCTATTTCTTTTAACCCAACCAAAACCAATCGCAAGTTCTTTAGAGTCCATCCACGACAAGACACGTTCGTATAGATTATGTTCCGATGTTTTCTCCGTATTCATAGAAAAACCAGTAAAACTCATCTCTGGAAACAAAATAAGATCAGCAGCGTTATATATCGCTTTCTTTATCACTTCTTGCGCCTTTTGGTAGTTGCTCTGTTTATTTTCAAAAATAATATCTGTTTGACAAATTGCTATTCTCATTTCACCAAGCTCCAATAATAACAATGACAAATTATATTCCTTATTCCTCAAATTTCTGTTGCTTCTGAAGGCCTTGGCAAGCAAAGCATTTATCGGTTCAAATATTTGATCGGGAGCTTGATCCATAGAAACGATCGTAGTGCTTCTCAATAAAATTAGGTCTGAACCTTCTTTTTTGCCTGTGGGGACTGTGACCAGACATAACCGCATCCGAATGTCCGTGTTGGTCATCCCTGACACTTCCGCATATGTCAGACCCTGTCTAGCAGCAACGCTTCTGTATATCCCCTACTGTCGATTTGCCACAGTTCACACTGGTAGCAATCTCTCGTTGCGAGAGCCCTTGCTCCCACAATCTCATGAATTCCAGAATACTCACAATTTCTATGCATCTCATTTTCATCTCCCTCGTACAACAAGCTCAGCTATTATACAGTAGATTTGTTTTTCTTGATGCCGACCGCGCTACCCGGATGCTGTGCGATTACCCACTTTCAATTTCGCCGCAATATCGGTGACCAAAGCAGTTGTGGTATGAATTTACGCACCACGCTCCGTGTACAGGCACCTCAATTTCAACATATTGGGGGTGTGGTGCACAAATATACAAAAATCACAGCTCATTAAGAATTACGGCCACTTCTAAATGTCTCTTCCCTTGTTGCCATTGCCCATCCGCATGTACGCGTGTGGACCCCCCTTAAGTGGGCACTGCTTTTGGCTGTCCATAGGCAACTTGCTCCGGCTCTTGATGGACATTTAGCCTCGGCGCTCGGCACGGCAGGTGAGCGCCGAGCGCGACGAACGGTTACAATATATATCAGATCTTCCCATAAGTCAACAGTAATTATCTGTAGATTTTTTGAAATTTATCCCTACTTCTTCGCCATGTTTTTCCTATTTGTTTCCATTTTCGATCTGAATCTGTCAAAAATAAATCATTTCGACACTTTTTGTTCACTCAGTTGCATGCAAAAGCATGCAAAAAAATATTCAACTATTTAGTGAACCTATATCCGCAGTCACCTAAAAACCACGTTGACCACCCATTCAAGCTTATAGCTGTCACAAGGCAAAGCGCTCCCCGCGAATATGGGGAACGCTTTGCCTTGTGATGGGCGCGGCCCGGGGCGTCTTCACGCCGGAATTCGGCCAACACGGTCTCCCGCGCTACTCTCTGTACCGCAGGCCAAATCACTTAAAATACGTGGGGTATTTTTGCCGGATCAGCTCTTCGTCGATTTTATACCGCGACAGATGCTTCTCCACATGGAACTTCGCGGCCGCCTTGTCCTTCTCTTTGACGGCCACGAGAATGGATTGGTGGTCCGACACGATCTTGATGTCTTTGATCGTGTTGAGGCTCATCTTGCGCACGCGGTCAAAGTGCACGGCCATGGACTCCAGAAAATAATACGTCTGCGCCTTGTTGGCGATCAGGAAGATCCGCTTGTGGAACATATCGTCCAGTTCCAGCAATTTGTCGGCGCTGTTGTTGGCGAGACAAAAATTCTGCCTCGCCAGATTCTCTTCCAGCGCGAGGACGTCGTCCTCGCTGGCCGCGTCACAGGCGAGCTCCACCACGGCGACCTCCAAAACCAAGCGCATGAAACGGGCCTCTTCGACGAGATTGTAGTCGATTTTCGAGATCATACTTCCCTTCTGCGGATACACCTCGACAATCTTCGTCTTGCTGAGTTCGATCAGCGCCTCGCGCACCGGCGTCCGCGAGAAACCGATCTTGGCCGCGAGATCGGCTTCGCTGACCATCGTCCCCGGCTCCAGTTCCAGCATGATGATGGCTTTTTTCAAGATGCGGTAAGCGCGGTCCCGGGCCGACTCCCTCATCGGAAACTCCGTGTACATCTCCAGAGGAATCGACCTCCTTTCACACAAAATGGCTGTCCGCCTAATTATACCATATGTCGCGCCTGTCTGCCAGTATTTTAGTGTATTAGGGCACTACGATGAGAGGCGCCCATTTCTTGCTCGGCAAACGGGGCGCCGCTCTCCTTTCGGGGACGACAAATTTTCTAGAGATTCAGAGATCGGGCCGTTACCGCTGGACCCGAGCGCCGGCGCCCTTCATCAGGGCCTCCACCTCGCTCTTACGGGCCATAGAGGTGTCCCCGGGGGTGGTCATGGCGAGCGCGCCGTGGGCCGCGCCATAGCCCACGGCAGCGGCGGCAGAACCGGTGGTCATCAGGCCGTAGATAAGGCCCGAGGCAAAGCTGTCGCCCCCGCCCACCCGGTCCAGAATCTCCAGGGCGGGATAGTCGTCCGCCTTGTGCACCACGCCGTCTGACCAGGCGATGGCGGACCAGTCGTTGACCGTGGCGGTCTTGACCTCTCGCAGGGTGGTGGCGATGACCTTGAAGTTGGGGTAGGCCCTGGCAGCCTGGTCGATCATGGCCTTGTAGCCGTCGATAGAGAGTTTCTTCAGGTCGCCGCCCTCGATTTCAAAGCCGAGGCAGGCGGTAAAGTCCTCTTCGTTGCCAATCATCACATCGATGTACTGGGCGATTTCTTTGTTGACTTCCTGCGCCTTGGCCTTGCCGCCGATCTCCCGCCAGAGAGAGGGACGATAGTTGAGGTCATAGCTGACGGCGGTTCCGTACTTCTTGGCCGCCTTGACCGCCTCGACGACCACTTGGGCGGTGGTCTCGGACAGCGCGGCATAGATGCCGCCGGTGTGGAGCCAGCGGGCGCCCAGTGCGCCGAAGATGCGGTCCCAGTCGACGTCGCCGGGTTTCATCTGGCTGGCGGCGGTATAGGCGCGGTCCGAGATGCCCAGCGCGCCCCGCACGCCATAGCCGCGCTCGGTGAAGTTGATACCGTTGCGCGCCTTGCGGCCGATGCCGTCAAAGGGAACCCACCGGATAAACTCCGTGCCCACGCCGCCCTGCTGAATGAAGTCCTCGATGAGGTAGCCGACGTCATTCTCCGCCAGGGCTGTGACGACGGCGGTGTCCATGCCGAAACACTTCTTCAGGCCGCGGGCGACGTTATACTCGCCGCCGCCCTCCCAGGCGGTGAAACGGCGGGCGGTGCGGATACGCCCCTCACCGGGGTCCAGGCGCAGCATGACTTCGCCCAGAGAGATGAGGTCGTATTTGCAATCTTTCTTGTCTCTCAAATTCAAGTCCATAACTCTCTCCTTAACCGCGGGGCTGCCCGCTCTGTAACTCTCACAAACCGCCGCCCTCCGCCCAAGGGCGAAGGGCGGCAGCACAACACATGTGTAGGGTTTGCTTTAGCCGCCGTTTACGACGTTCTGGACCTCGGCGGAGTCCACATTGGCGTTGTCGA
This portion of the Oscillospiraceae bacterium genome encodes:
- a CDS encoding 3-hydroxyacyl-CoA dehydrogenase family protein; translation: MGKCIGVVGAGVMGRGVAQRMMEHDYSVFLVDIREDILKDAIKSIQRNLLIHNMFKAKSNVQEMMARLTTSTDCGVLVSVDYVIENVSEDVEVKRKVYQELESVCIDECVYMVNTSCIPITYIASFTKRADRVVGVHFMNPVPMIHFSEVIRSEFTSEETIEKINVFLQNVGISIEVVNDSPGFVSNRLSHLFMNEAAFLVYEGVATPVQIDTIFKQAYGHKMGPLQTADLIGIDTVLDSLKVLYDQYEDSKFRACPLLKKMVYAGKLGQKSGVGFYEY
- a CDS encoding sugar kinase — translated: MDLNLRDKKDCKYDLISLGEVMLRLDPGEGRIRTARRFTAWEGGGEYNVARGLKKCFGMDTAVVTALAENDVGYLIEDFIQQGGVGTEFIRWVPFDGIGRKARNGINFTERGYGVRGALGISDRAYTAASQMKPGDVDWDRIFGALGARWLHTGGIYAALSETTAQVVVEAVKAAKKYGTAVSYDLNYRPSLWREIGGKAKAQEVNKEIAQYIDVMIGNEEDFTACLGFEIEGGDLKKLSIDGYKAMIDQAARAYPNFKVIATTLREVKTATVNDWSAIAWSDGVVHKADDYPALEILDRVGGGDSFASGLIYGLMTTGSAAAAVGYGAAHGALAMTTPGDTSMARKSEVEALMKGAGARVQR
- a CDS encoding GntR family transcriptional regulator; amino-acid sequence: MCERRSIPLEMYTEFPMRESARDRAYRILKKAIIMLELEPGTMVSEADLAAKIGFSRTPVREALIELSKTKIVEVYPQKGSMISKIDYNLVEEARFMRLVLEVAVVELACDAASEDDVLALEENLARQNFCLANNSADKLLELDDMFHKRIFLIANKAQTYYFLESMAVHFDRVRKMSLNTIKDIKIVSDHQSILVAVKEKDKAAAKFHVEKHLSRYKIDEELIRQKYPTYFK
- a CDS encoding carbon-nitrogen family hydrolase is translated as MTNTDIRMRLCLVTVPTGKKEGSDLILLRSTTIVSMDQAPDQIFEPINALLAKAFRSNRNLRNKEYNLSLLLLELGEMRIAICQTDIIFENKQSNYQKAQEVIKKAIYNAADLILFPEMSFTGFSMNTEKTSEHNLYERVLSWMDSKELAIGFGWVKRNRDLAENHYTVLHASGVILSDYVKIHPFSFAKEDQSFVAGEKLCFFQLQNYVFSTAICYDLRFPELFQIMSKKASFIIVAANWPKVRIAHWNCLLRARAIENQCYILGVNCIGEQGHVCYSGDSAVINPNGETVTAQQHQDGAMLFDLYDNVEDYRLKFPFKQDRREDLYQRFR